A single window of Helicobacter pylori NCTC 11637 = CCUG 17874 = ATCC 43504 = JCM 12093 DNA harbors:
- a CDS encoding site-specific DNA-methyltransferase, with protein MQNKEIDEEKSVNEKNVEVFNRYFPGCLSIENDNQLTLDTKKLKALLGDFSEIKEEGYGLDFVGKKIALNQAFKKNNKILKPLNESTSKHILIKGDNLDALKILRQSYSEKIKMIYIDPPYNTKNDNFIYSDDFSQSNEETLKTLDYSKEKLDYIKNLFGSKCHSGWLSFMYPRLLLAKDLLKQDGVIFISIDDNECAQLKLLCDEIFGEGNFVAEMPRLVKRAGKSTNQIAKNHDYVLCYQKNSINFKQIDIDENDYSFKDEFYNERGGYKLNQNLDYNSLQYNKKMDYEIVIGNEKFYAGGLETYTERQKGNFGTIDWVWRWSKAKFDFGLANGFIEVKNNRIYTKTYTKAKISDSKPYKIEYFNRTKNISSIEFLDNKYSNDMSNKKLQSIFNVKNIFDYSKPVELISFLIDQTTEKGDIILDFFAGSGTTAHAVLESNKSDYQKLSEGGGGYLMA; from the coding sequence ATGCAAAATAAAGAAATTGATGAAGAAAAAAGCGTTAATGAAAAAAATGTAGAGGTATTCAATCGTTATTTCCCCGGTTGCTTGAGTATAGAAAATGACAACCAACTCACGCTAGACACAAAAAAATTAAAGGCGTTACTAGGGGATTTTAGCGAAATAAAAGAAGAGGGCTATGGGTTGGATTTTGTGGGTAAGAAAATCGCCTTAAATCAAGCTTTTAAGAAAAACAATAAGATCTTAAAGCCCTTAAACGAATCCACTAGCAAGCACATTCTCATCAAGGGCGATAATTTAGACGCTCTCAAAATCTTAAGACAAAGCTATAGTGAAAAAATCAAAATGATTTACATTGATCCGCCTTACAACACGAAAAACGATAATTTTATCTATAGTGATGATTTCTCGCAATCCAATGAAGAGACTTTAAAAACATTGGATTATTCTAAAGAAAAGCTGGATTATATCAAGAATCTTTTTGGGTCAAAATGCCATAGCGGGTGGCTTAGTTTCATGTATCCTAGATTGTTGCTCGCTAAAGATTTGCTCAAACAAGACGGCGTGATTTTCATCAGCATTGACGATAACGAGTGCGCCCAACTCAAACTTTTATGCGATGAGATTTTTGGGGAGGGGAATTTTGTGGCTGAAATGCCAAGATTAGTTAAAAGAGCAGGAAAATCTACTAATCAAATCGCTAAAAATCATGATTATGTTTTGTGTTATCAAAAGAATAGTATCAATTTTAAACAGATTGATATTGATGAAAACGATTACTCTTTTAAAGATGAATTTTACAATGAAAGAGGTGGGTATAAATTGAATCAAAATTTAGATTACAATTCACTTCAATATAATAAAAAAATGGATTATGAAATTGTAATTGGTAATGAAAAGTTTTATGCTGGCGGATTGGAAACTTATACTGAAAGACAAAAAGGTAATTTTGGAACGATTGATTGGGTTTGGCGTTGGAGCAAAGCGAAATTTGATTTTGGATTAGCTAATGGTTTTATAGAAGTTAAAAATAATAGAATTTATACAAAAACTTACACAAAGGCTAAAATATCTGATAGCAAGCCTTATAAAATAGAATATTTTAACCGCACTAAAAATATTTCAAGTATAGAATTTTTAGATAATAAATACTCTAATGATATGTCAAATAAAAAATTGCAATCAATTTTTAATGTTAAGAATATTTTTGATTATTCTAAACCTGTTGAATTGATAAGTTTTCTCATAGATCAAACTACCGAAAAAGGCGACATCATCTTAGACTTTTTCGCCGGAAGCGGGACAACCGCGCACGCCGTGTTAGAGAGTAATAAGAGCGATTATCAAAAATTAAGTGAGGGGGGGGGGGGTTATTTAATGGCTTGA
- a CDS encoding outer membrane protein, whose product MKFFSKDLFKKVTPLFLSVCFLSPTLMQAKSRFYVASQYQVGKMIMKKYNDLKRTIEGASFSLGWEINPTNYWFYSRYYFFMDYGNVILNKRTGAQANMFTYGFGGDLIVEYNKNPLYVFSLFYGMQVAENTWTISKHSANFIIDDWRSIQGFSLKTSNFRMLGLVGFKFQTVLFHHDASIEVGIKWPFAFEYDSAFVRLFSVFISHTFYL is encoded by the coding sequence GTGAAATTTTTTTCAAAGGATTTATTTAAAAAAGTAACCCCCTTATTTTTAAGCGTTTGTTTTTTAAGCCCTACCCTTATGCAAGCTAAAAGCCGTTTTTATGTGGCTTCTCAATACCAGGTAGGGAAAATGATCATGAAAAAATACAACGATCTCAAACGCACGATTGAAGGGGCGAGCTTTTCTTTAGGCTGGGAGATTAACCCCACTAATTATTGGTTTTATTCGCGCTATTACTTTTTTATGGATTACGGGAATGTCATCCTCAATAAAAGAACGGGCGCTCAAGCGAACATGTTCACTTATGGCTTTGGGGGGGATTTGATCGTAGAATACAATAAAAACCCTTTGTATGTATTTTCTCTTTTTTATGGCATGCAAGTTGCTGAAAACACATGGACGATTTCCAAACACAGCGCGAATTTCATTATTGACGATTGGCGCAGCATTCAAGGGTTTTCGCTCAAAACTTCCAATTTTAGGATGTTGGGTTTAGTGGGGTTTAAATTCCAAACCGTGCTATTCCACCATGACGCTAGTATTGAAGTGGGGATCAAATGGCCTTTTGCTTTTGAATACGACTCAGCCTTTGTAAGGCTTTTTTCTGTCTTTATTTCGCACACTTTCTACCTTTAA
- a CDS encoding type III restriction-modification system endonuclease, whose protein sequence is MKIKFKRLDYQEQCRDQILGVFKGIDFRELENDAQRISNPIFEIGAIKDLLLENIENLRSKQKITQGSVGIDKSLNCDILMETGTGKTFCFLECVYALHKNYHLSKFIVLVPSNAIKLGVLKSVEITREFFKSEYSTHLESYEDIERFILASNHKCCVLVMTFSAFNKEKNTINKSCLENTNLFNGAKSYMQALASMRPIVIMDEPHRFLGDKTKKYLEQLNALITLRFGATFKDDYNNLIYALDSKKAFDCALVKSISVASVGESNECFLELKGVEKRNGYEAVINYTDLENKTKSVKVKEHDNLGVVTQISALEDYIVEKITKTEIRFLNGFNLLLDQKEPFSHLLEGEQEVMLKEAIKSHFEREEGLFKKGIKALCMVFISGVNSYLSENEKPAKLSLLFEKLYQQKLEEVLKKPLDENYRAYLERTKDAILKVHGGYFAKSKKESDEAQVIALILKEKEKLLSFDSDLRFIFSQWALQEGWDNPNVMTICKLAPSHSNITKLQQIGRGLRLAVNDKGERITKEHADFDFVNELVVIVPQVEGDFVGAIQQEISEHSLIKQVFSAEELEKSGMVKKGYYGVLFETLDGLGFGEKTDDESFKLTLNQNEFLKKEPELEKLKDEKYLNFEKLKDFLKDRLVGNPRVRNKNERKSEKIKINKENFKKFETLWEGLNHQARIAYAIDSESLIDEIVKKINASFKVSSKIVSVTTHKKVETMGNNAKTEIFERESACVWSLHEFISALSNKVKLSFKSVAKVLEKIDENKFEQIKKNEQEGLRRLEELFLEIIYQNIKDKISYQMRETTIKNRKNDAFYDEKGEIREFLDGSLGVDKYEIKNPSAREKCLYENFMQVESEIEKDTIEESNDTKIIVFGKLPRVKIPIGLNQTYSPDFGYVVENNDKKVLLVVETKGVDKKSELRPEEDRKISTAKKFFEALKKQGVNIEYKTKLSNDQLSALINEILNRKD, encoded by the coding sequence GTGAAAATCAAATTCAAACGATTAGACTATCAGGAGCAATGCCGGGACCAAATTTTAGGGGTGTTTAAGGGGATTGATTTTAGAGAGCTAGAAAATGACGCTCAAAGGATTTCTAACCCTATTTTTGAAATAGGGGCGATCAAAGATCTTTTATTAGAAAATATTGAGAATTTGCGATCGAAACAAAAAATAACCCAGGGGAGCGTGGGGATTGACAAGTCGTTAAACTGCGATATTTTAATGGAAACAGGCACCGGGAAGACCTTTTGCTTTTTGGAGTGCGTTTATGCCTTGCACAAAAACTACCATTTGTCAAAATTTATCGTTTTAGTGCCAAGCAACGCCATTAAATTAGGGGTTTTAAAGAGTGTTGAAATCACCAGAGAATTTTTTAAAAGCGAGTATTCTACGCATTTAGAAAGCTATGAAGATATAGAAAGATTCATTTTAGCGAGTAATCACAAATGCTGCGTGTTGGTGATGACTTTTTCCGCCTTTAATAAAGAGAAAAACACTATCAATAAATCATGCCTAGAAAACACGAATCTATTCAATGGTGCAAAAAGTTACATGCAAGCTTTAGCGAGTATGCGCCCCATCGTCATCATGGACGAACCGCACCGATTTTTAGGCGATAAAACAAAAAAATATTTGGAACAATTAAACGCTTTAATCACGCTCAGGTTTGGGGCGACTTTTAAAGATGATTATAATAATCTGATTTACGCGCTAGACAGCAAAAAAGCGTTTGATTGCGCCCTAGTGAAAAGCATCAGCGTGGCGTCTGTGGGGGAGAGTAACGAGTGTTTTTTAGAGCTTAAAGGGGTTGAAAAAAGAAATGGATATGAAGCGGTAATCAACTACACGGATTTAGAAAATAAAACTAAAAGCGTCAAAGTCAAAGAGCATGATAATTTAGGCGTGGTAACTCAAATCAGCGCTTTAGAAGATTACATTGTAGAAAAAATCACTAAAACTGAGATTCGTTTTCTCAATGGCTTTAATTTGTTACTGGATCAAAAAGAGCCTTTTTCTCATCTTTTAGAGGGCGAGCAAGAAGTGATGCTGAAAGAAGCGATAAAAAGCCATTTTGAAAGAGAAGAAGGGCTTTTTAAAAAGGGGATTAAAGCCTTGTGCATGGTGTTTATTAGCGGGGTGAATAGCTATTTAAGCGAGAATGAAAAGCCGGCTAAATTATCCCTTTTATTTGAAAAACTCTACCAGCAAAAGCTTGAAGAAGTTTTAAAAAAGCCTTTAGATGAAAATTATAGAGCGTATTTAGAGCGCACCAAAGACGCTATTTTAAAAGTGCATGGAGGGTATTTTGCTAAAAGCAAGAAAGAGAGCGATGAAGCCCAAGTGATCGCGCTCATTTTAAAAGAAAAAGAAAAATTGCTGAGTTTTGATTCCGATCTCAGGTTTATTTTTTCGCAATGGGCGTTGCAAGAGGGGTGGGATAACCCTAATGTGATGACGATTTGCAAATTAGCCCCTAGCCATTCCAATATTACTAAATTGCAACAAATCGGTAGGGGATTAAGGCTCGCTGTGAATGATAAGGGCGAACGCATCACTAAAGAGCATGCTGATTTTGATTTTGTCAATGAATTGGTGGTGATCGTGCCGCAAGTTGAGGGGGATTTTGTGGGAGCGATCCAGCAAGAGATAAGCGAGCATAGCTTGATTAAACAAGTATTTAGCGCAGAAGAGTTAGAAAAAAGCGGCATGGTTAAAAAAGGGTATTACGGGGTTTTATTTGAAACATTAGATGGTTTGGGTTTTGGAGAAAAAACAGATGATGAAAGCTTTAAACTCACCCTCAATCAAAACGAATTTTTAAAAAAAGAGCCAGAACTTGAAAAATTAAAAGATGAAAAATACCTGAATTTTGAAAAATTAAAAGATTTTTTAAAAGATCGCTTAGTTGGCAATCCTAGAGTTAGGAACAAAAACGAGCGAAAGAGTGAAAAAATCAAAATCAATAAAGAAAATTTTAAAAAATTTGAAACTTTATGGGAGGGTTTGAATCATCAAGCCCGGATCGCTTATGCCATTGACAGCGAGAGCTTGATTGATGAGATTGTCAAAAAGATCAATGCTTCTTTTAAAGTCAGTTCAAAAATCGTTTCGGTTACGACGCATAAAAAAGTAGAAACTATGGGAAATAACGCCAAAACAGAGATTTTTGAGCGAGAAAGCGCATGCGTGTGGAGCTTGCATGAATTTATCAGCGCCTTGTCTAATAAGGTGAAATTGAGTTTTAAAAGCGTGGCTAAAGTGTTGGAAAAAATTGATGAAAACAAGTTTGAGCAAATTAAAAAAAACGAACAGGAGGGCTTAAGGCGGTTAGAAGAGCTGTTTTTGGAAATCATTTATCAAAATATTAAAGATAAAATTTCCTATCAAATGCGCGAAACGACGATTAAAAACAGAAAAAACGATGCGTTTTATGATGAAAAAGGAGAAATCAGAGAGTTTTTAGACGGGAGTTTGGGGGTGGATAAATATGAGATTAAAAATCCAAGCGCGCGAGAAAAATGCCTGTATGAAAATTTCATGCAAGTGGAGAGCGAGATTGAAAAAGACACGATTGAAGAATCTAACGACACTAAAATCATTGTTTTTGGCAAGCTCCCTAGGGTTAAAATCCCGATAGGGTTAAATCAAACTTATAGCCCTGATTTTGGGTATGTGGTTGAAAACAACGATAAAAAAGTGTTGTTAGTGGTAGAAACTAAGGGGGTTGATAAAAAAAGCGAATTACGCCCTGAAGAAGATCGGAAAATTTCAACCGCTAAGAAATTTTTTGAAGCTTTAAAAAAGCAAGGCGTGAATATTGAATACAAAACCAAATTGAGTAATGATCAATTAAGCGCGTTGATTAATGAAATTTTAAATCGTAAAGATTAG
- a CDS encoding exodeoxyribonuclease III yields MKLISWNVNGLRACMTKGFMDFFNSVDADVFCIQESKMQQEQNTFEFKGYFDFWNCAIKKGYSGVVTFTKKEPLSVNYGINIEEHDKEGRVITCEFESFYLVNVYTPNSQQALSRLSYRMSWEVEFRKFLKALELKKPVIVCGDLNVAHNEIDLENPKTNRKNAGFSDEERGKFSELLNAGFIDTFRYFYPNKEKAYTWWSYMQQARDKNIGWRIDYFLCSNPLKTRLKDALIYKDILGSDHCPVGLELV; encoded by the coding sequence ATGAAATTGATTTCATGGAATGTGAACGGGTTAAGGGCTTGCATGACTAAGGGCTTTATGGATTTTTTCAATAGCGTTGATGCGGATGTTTTTTGCATTCAAGAATCTAAAATGCAACAAGAACAAAACACCTTTGAATTTAAAGGGTATTTTGATTTTTGGAATTGCGCGATTAAAAAAGGCTATTCTGGGGTGGTAACTTTCACTAAAAAAGAGCCTTTAAGCGTGAACTATGGGATTAATATTGAAGAGCATGACAAAGAGGGGCGCGTAATAACTTGCGAATTTGAGTCGTTTTATTTAGTGAATGTTTATACCCCTAATTCCCAACAAGCCCTATCCAGGCTTAGTTATCGCATGAGTTGGGAAGTGGAATTCAGAAAATTTTTAAAAGCTTTAGAATTGAAAAAACCGGTCATTGTGTGCGGGGATTTGAATGTGGCCCACAATGAAATTGATTTAGAAAACCCTAAAACCAACCGAAAAAACGCGGGCTTTAGCGATGAAGAGAGAGGGAAATTCAGTGAGCTTTTGAACGCCGGTTTTATTGACACTTTCCGTTATTTTTACCCTAACAAAGAAAAGGCTTACACCTGGTGGAGTTATATGCAACAAGCAAGGGATAAAAACATTGGTTGGCGCATTGATTATTTTTTATGCTCTAACCCTTTAAAAACGCGCTTAAAAGACGCTTTAATCTATAAAGATATTTTAGGGAGCGATCATTGCCCGGTGGGGTTGGAATTAGTTTAA
- the recG gene encoding ATP-dependent DNA helicase RecG has translation MQETDNLLKTLNVKSLLEALLVYTPKGYKDLNLLERFETGLSGVLEVGILEKRNYAKVLKIFAYSKRFYKNLELVFFNYSAFHYNQFKTGESLFIYGKLEQSSFNQAYIINTPKILTEFGKISLIFKKVKNHKKIQENLQKLISLENLKKEGVKENIAHLLLEIFFPTPHFVKDFETNKNFPSQHLNALKYIEMLFYMKNLERKKLQFSAKIACPNNSERLKAFIASLPFKLTRDQQNAIKEIQSDLTSPIACKRLIIGDVGCGKTMVILASMVLAYPNKTLLMAPTSILAKQLYNEALKFLPPYFEVELLLGGSHKKRSNHLFEKITHVVIGTQALLFDKRDLNEFALVITDEQHRFGTKQRYQLEKMASSKGNKPHSLQFSATPIPRTLALAKSAFVKTTMIREIPYPKEIETLVLHKRDFKIVMKKISEEIAKNHQVIVVYPLVNESEKIPYLSLSEGASFWQKRFKKVYTTSGQDKNKEEVIEEFRESGSILLATTLIEVGISLPRLSVMVILAPERLGLATLHQLRGRVSRNGLKGYCFLCTIQEENERLEKFADELDGFKIAELDLEYRKSGDLLQGGEQSGNSFEYIDLAKDESIIAEVKRDFLKAASVSHGTFEN, from the coding sequence TTGCAAGAAACAGATAACTTATTAAAAACATTGAACGTGAAATCGCTTTTAGAAGCCTTGCTTGTTTATACGCCCAAAGGTTATAAAGATTTAAATTTATTAGAGCGTTTTGAAACGGGCTTGAGCGGCGTTTTAGAAGTGGGTATTTTAGAGAAAAGAAACTACGCCAAAGTTTTAAAGATTTTTGCCTATTCCAAACGATTTTACAAAAATTTAGAGCTTGTTTTTTTCAATTACAGCGCGTTCCATTACAACCAGTTCAAAACCGGCGAGAGTTTGTTCATTTATGGTAAATTAGAGCAAAGCTCTTTTAATCAAGCTTATATCATTAACACGCCTAAAATCCTTACTGAATTTGGAAAAATTTCTTTAATTTTTAAAAAAGTTAAAAATCATAAAAAAATACAAGAAAATTTACAAAAACTCATTTCATTAGAAAATTTAAAAAAGGAAGGCGTTAAAGAAAATATCGCACATTTATTGTTAGAAATCTTTTTCCCCACGCCGCATTTTGTCAAGGATTTTGAAACGAATAAAAATTTCCCTTCACAACATTTAAATGCATTAAAATACATTGAAATGCTTTTTTATATGAAAAATTTAGAGCGCAAAAAATTGCAATTCAGTGCTAAAATCGCATGCCCCAATAACAGCGAACGCTTGAAAGCGTTTATCGCTTCTTTACCTTTTAAGCTCACGCGCGATCAACAAAACGCTATTAAAGAAATCCAAAGCGATCTCACTAGCCCCATAGCGTGCAAGCGTTTGATTATAGGCGATGTGGGGTGTGGGAAAACGATGGTGATTTTAGCGAGCATGGTATTAGCCTACCCTAATAAAACCCTTTTAATGGCGCCCACTTCCATTCTCGCTAAACAGCTTTATAACGAAGCCTTAAAATTTTTACCCCCTTATTTTGAAGTGGAATTATTGCTTGGCGGGAGCCACAAGAAGCGATCCAATCATTTGTTTGAAAAAATCACGCATGTGGTTATCGGCACGCAAGCGTTGTTGTTTGATAAGCGCGATTTGAATGAATTCGCACTAGTGATCACTGATGAACAGCACCGATTTGGCACCAAGCAACGCTACCAATTAGAAAAAATGGCGAGCAGTAAGGGTAATAAACCCCATTCTTTGCAATTTTCCGCTACCCCCATTCCTCGCACGCTCGCCCTAGCCAAAAGCGCGTTTGTGAAAACGACCATGATTAGAGAAATCCCTTATCCTAAAGAGATTGAAACTTTAGTCTTGCATAAAAGAGATTTTAAAATAGTGATGAAAAAAATCAGCGAAGAAATCGCTAAAAACCATCAAGTCATTGTCGTTTATCCATTGGTGAATGAAAGCGAAAAAATCCCGTATTTATCGCTCAGTGAGGGGGCGAGTTTCTGGCAAAAACGCTTTAAAAAGGTTTATACCACTTCAGGGCAAGATAAAAATAAAGAAGAAGTGATTGAAGAATTTAGAGAGTCCGGGAGCATTCTTTTAGCGACTACGCTCATTGAGGTGGGCATTTCTTTACCACGATTGAGCGTGATGGTGATTTTAGCGCCCGAAAGGTTAGGCTTAGCGACTTTACACCAGTTAAGGGGGCGCGTGTCTCGTAACGGCTTGAAAGGCTATTGTTTTTTATGCACGATTCAAGAAGAAAACGAACGATTAGAAAAGTTTGCTGATGAATTAGACGGCTTTAAAATCGCTGAATTGGATTTAGAATACAGAAAAAGCGGGGATTTACTTCAGGGCGGAGAGCAGAGCGGGAATAGTTTTGAATACATTGACTTAGCCAAAGATGAAAGCATTATCGCTGAAGTGAAACGGGATTTTTTAAAGGCTGCCAGCGTTTCACATGGAACATTTGAAAATTAA
- a CDS encoding site-specific DNA-methyltransferase, with product MNAAFKERRFILVQLDEKIDPKKNKSAHDFCLNTLKSPSPSIFDITEERIKRAGAKIKEACAHLDVGFRAFEIIDDETHANDKNLSQAHQKDLFAYSNPKKWETQTILIKLLGCEGLELTTPIICLIENALYLALNTAFIVGDIEMSEVLENLKDKGVEKISMYMPAISNDRLCLELGSNLLDLKLESGDLKIRG from the coding sequence TTGAACGCCGCATTTAAAGAAAGGCGCTTCATTCTCGTCCAGTTAGATGAAAAAATTGATCCCAAGAAAAACAAAAGCGCGCATGATTTTTGTTTAAACACCCTAAAATCACCCTCGCCGAGCATTTTTGACATCACCGAAGAAAGGATTAAAAGAGCGGGGGCTAAAATCAAAGAAGCTTGCGCGCATTTAGATGTGGGGTTTAGAGCGTTTGAAATCATTGATGATGAAACGCATGCGAATGATAAAAATCTCAGTCAAGCCCATCAAAAGGATTTATTCGCTTATTCCAACCCAAAAAAATGGGAAACTCAAACGATTTTAATCAAGCTTTTAGGCTGCGAGGGTTTGGAACTTACTACCCCTATAATTTGCTTGATTGAAAACGCCTTGTATCTGGCTTTAAATACGGCTTTCATTGTGGGGGATATAGAAATGAGTGAGGTTTTAGAAAACTTGAAAGATAAAGGGGTGGAAAAAATCAGCATGTATATGCCAGCTATCAGTAACGACAGGCTGTGTTTGGAATTGGGCAGTAATTTGTTGGATTTGAAATTAGAGAGCGGCGATTTAAAGATTAGGGGGTAG
- a CDS encoding competence protein — protein sequence MKKSLCLYFFLTFSNPLQALVIELLEEIKTSPHKGTFKAKVLDSKEPRQVLGVYNISPHKKLTLTITHISTAIVYQPLDEKFSLETTLNPNRPTIPRNTQIVFSSKELKEPHSHQMPSLNAPMQKPQNKPHSSQQSPQNFSYPELKLGSKNSKNSLLQPLAIPSKISPTNETQTPTNDTKPPLKHSSEDQENNLFITPPTEKTLPNNTSNADISENNENNENKDNVEKQAIRDPNVKEFACGKWVYDDENLQAYRPSILKRVDEDKQTATDITPCDYSHAENKSGKITTPYTKISVHKTEPLEEPQTFEAKNNFTILQARSSTEKCKRARARKDGTTRQCYLIEEPLKQAWESEYEITTQLVKAIYERPKQDDQVEPTFYETSELAYSSTRKSEITSNELNLNEKFMEFVEVYEGHYLNDIVKESSEYKEWVKNHVHFKEGVCMALEIEEQPRAKSTPLSIENSRVVCVKKGNYLFNEV from the coding sequence ATGAAAAAATCCCTTTGTCTGTATTTCTTTCTGACTTTCTCTAACCCTCTTCAAGCCCTTGTAATCGAGCTTTTAGAAGAGATCAAAACTTCACCGCATAAAGGCACTTTTAAGGCTAAAGTCCTTGATTCTAAAGAACCAAGACAAGTTTTAGGCGTTTATAATATCTCCCCACACAAAAAACTCACGCTCACAATCACTCACATATCCACTGCAATTGTCTATCAACCCCTTGATGAAAAATTTTCTTTAGAAACGACCTTAAACCCTAACCGCCCTACTATCCCTAGAAACACCCAAATTGTTTTTTCTTCAAAAGAATTGAAAGAACCGCACTCGCACCAAATGCCTTCTTTAAACGCACCCATGCAAAAACCACAAAACAAGCCCCATTCATCGCAACAATCCCCTCAAAACTTTTCCTACCCAGAGCTCAAACTAGGCTCTAAAAACTCTAAAAACAGCCTTTTACAGCCTTTAGCAATTCCTAGCAAAATAAGCCCCACCAACGAAACTCAAACGCCAACAAACGACACTAAACCCCCTTTAAAGCATTCTTCAGAAGATCAAGAAAACAACCTCTTTATAACGCCACCCACTGAAAAAACGCTCCCTAACAACACCTCTAACGCTGATATTAGTGAAAACAATGAAAATAATGAGAATAAGGATAATGTGGAAAAACAAGCCATTAGAGATCCTAATGTTAAAGAATTTGCGTGCGGGAAGTGGGTCTATGACGATGAAAATTTACAAGCTTATCGCCCAAGCATTTTAAAACGCGTTGATGAAGACAAACAGACTGCGACAGACATTACCCCTTGCGATTACAGCCACGCTGAAAATAAAAGCGGTAAAATCACTACCCCCTATACTAAAATCTCTGTTCATAAAACAGAGCCTTTAGAAGAGCCGCAAACTTTTGAAGCTAAAAACAATTTTACGATTCTTCAAGCCAGAAGTTCTACAGAAAAATGCAAAAGGGCTAGAGCCAGAAAAGACGGCACGACTAGGCAATGCTATCTGATAGAAGAGCCTTTAAAACAAGCGTGGGAGAGTGAGTATGAAATCACCACGCAATTAGTGAAAGCCATTTATGAGCGCCCCAAACAAGACGATCAAGTAGAGCCGACTTTTTATGAAACCAGCGAATTGGCTTATTCTTCCACACGAAAAAGCGAAATAACGAGCAACGAATTGAATTTGAATGAAAAATTCATGGAATTTGTGGAAGTGTATGAGGGGCATTATTTAAACGATATAGTCAAAGAGAGTAGTGAATACAAAGAATGGGTTAAAAACCATGTGCACTTTAAAGAAGGGGTGTGCATGGCCTTAGAAATAGAAGAGCAACCACGAGCTAAAAGCACGCCTTTGAGCATTGAAAACTCTCGTGTGGTGTGTGTCAAAAAGGGGAATTATTTATTCAACGAAGTTTAA